Proteins encoded together in one Rossellomorea sp. y25 window:
- a CDS encoding AMP-binding protein produces MKREELIAPEKYNLVEEVEKFASDQEKLAIKWENEEGTKEEITYTQLLKNVNKIGNVFSGENLEKGDVILVMVPRLIEAYAVYLAALKFGLVVIPSSEMLRTKDLEYRIDHGDVKGIVAYSPFVEQFENVRGMENLKKFVVGEKQEGWIAIEEEMKVASEELAFADTKRDDMAFLSYTSGTTGNPKGVVHTHGWAYAHLKTAAREWLCIEEGDTVWATAGPGWQKWIWSPFLSVLGSGATGLVYQGKFDPNKYLQMLQDNRVNVLCCTPTEYRLMAKVDNLGTYKLDQLHSAVSAGEPLNREVIDAFKRHFNIEVRDGYGQTENTLLVGIMKGMELKPGSMGKPTPGNRVEIINEEGYPCEVGEVGDIAVHVETPALFKNYYKDPERTAMQFRGDYYITGDKAKKDEDGYFWFEGRGDDIIISSGYTIGPFEVEDALVKHPSVQECAVVGSPDEVRGLIVKAFVVLRDDVDHQDPELIPALQQHVKDLTAPYKYPRKIEFVKELPKTTSGKIRRIELRQKEMSSVKN; encoded by the coding sequence ATGAAGAGGGAAGAACTCATTGCACCGGAAAAGTACAATTTAGTAGAAGAAGTAGAGAAGTTTGCAAGTGATCAGGAAAAGCTTGCGATCAAGTGGGAAAACGAAGAAGGAACAAAGGAAGAAATTACATACACACAATTATTGAAAAATGTAAATAAGATTGGAAACGTTTTCTCGGGGGAGAACCTTGAAAAGGGGGATGTCATCCTGGTCATGGTTCCACGCTTAATCGAAGCGTACGCCGTGTATCTTGCAGCCCTTAAGTTCGGACTCGTTGTGATACCAAGCTCGGAAATGCTTCGGACAAAAGATCTGGAATATCGTATCGATCACGGGGATGTGAAAGGGATTGTAGCGTATTCTCCATTTGTTGAGCAGTTTGAAAATGTAAGGGGAATGGAGAATCTCAAGAAGTTCGTCGTGGGAGAAAAGCAGGAAGGCTGGATTGCAATAGAAGAAGAAATGAAAGTAGCCTCTGAAGAGTTAGCATTCGCTGATACCAAAAGGGACGATATGGCATTCCTTTCATACACGTCAGGAACGACTGGAAATCCTAAAGGGGTTGTCCATACACACGGATGGGCATATGCTCACTTAAAGACAGCGGCCCGTGAATGGCTATGCATCGAAGAAGGAGATACGGTTTGGGCAACGGCAGGTCCGGGTTGGCAAAAATGGATTTGGAGTCCTTTCCTATCTGTGCTTGGGTCTGGAGCTACAGGACTCGTTTATCAAGGGAAATTCGATCCTAATAAATATCTCCAAATGCTTCAGGACAATCGGGTAAATGTTCTGTGCTGTACACCAACAGAGTATCGCTTGATGGCTAAAGTGGATAACCTCGGAACTTATAAACTGGATCAATTACATAGTGCGGTATCGGCAGGAGAGCCGTTAAACAGGGAAGTCATTGATGCCTTTAAGAGGCACTTTAATATAGAAGTACGTGATGGATATGGCCAAACAGAAAATACGCTCCTCGTCGGCATCATGAAAGGCATGGAGCTGAAACCGGGCTCAATGGGGAAACCGACTCCAGGCAACAGAGTCGAAATCATCAACGAGGAAGGGTATCCATGTGAAGTCGGAGAGGTTGGTGATATAGCGGTTCATGTAGAAACACCTGCACTCTTCAAGAATTATTATAAAGATCCAGAACGGACTGCGATGCAATTCAGAGGGGATTACTACATTACAGGTGATAAAGCGAAAAAGGATGAAGACGGCTACTTCTGGTTTGAGGGACGCGGTGACGATATTATCATCAGCTCCGGTTATACCATTGGACCTTTCGAAGTGGAAGATGCCCTGGTCAAGCACCCATCCGTTCAAGAATGTGCCGTTGTAGGAAGTCCAGATGAAGTAAGGGGCCTGATCGTGAAAGCCTTTGTCGTCCTGCGGGATGATGTGGATCACCAGGATCCGGAATTGATTCCGGCCCTACAGCAGCATGTTAAAGACTTAACAGCACCTTACAAGTATCCACGTAAGATTGAATTTGTGAAAGAATTGCCGAAAACAACTTCTGGCAAGATCAGGAGAATTGAGCTAAGACAAAAAGAAATGAGTTCAGTTAAAAACTAG
- a CDS encoding alpha/beta-type small acid-soluble spore protein has protein sequence MANRSSNQLVAPGAQQAIDQMKYEIASEFGVQLGPDATARANGSVGGEITKRLVQMAEQQIGGGYAK, from the coding sequence ATGGCAAACAGAAGTTCAAATCAATTAGTAGCTCCAGGAGCTCAACAAGCAATCGACCAAATGAAATACGAAATCGCTTCAGAATTCGGAGTTCAACTTGGTCCAGATGCAACAGCACGCGCTAACGGTTCTGTAGGTGGTGAAATCACTAAACGTTTAGTTCAAATGGCTGAACAACAAATCGGTGGCGGATACGCAAAATAA
- the thiI gene encoding tRNA uracil 4-sulfurtransferase ThiI — MNYNRILVRYGEISTKGRNRKQFTAKLRENILEALKDFPTITVSASRDRLHIQLGEENGEEIIPRLEKIFGIQSFSPVVKVAQDIEEIMKAGLALVQKSFEPGKTFKVSARRADKKFSMDTNELNYEVGSYILRNMDGLKVDVKKPDINLNVEVRKEGVYLSSETYQGSTGMPVGASGKAMLMLSGGIDSPVAGYLTMKRGVEVEAVHFHSPPFTSERAKQKVIDLSKKLSAFSGKVKLHIVPFTKIQQTIHDQVPENYTMTSTRRMMLRIADQIRHKNEGLALVTGESLGQVASQTLESMQAINDVTNTPVLRPLIAMDKLEIIDIAQKIDTHDISILPYEDCCTIFTPPAPKTRPKKEKVEYYESFVDFDTLIKDAVDETETITIDGSTGSNVEKTFDELL; from the coding sequence ATGAATTATAATCGCATACTAGTAAGATACGGTGAAATTTCAACCAAAGGTAGAAACAGAAAGCAATTTACGGCTAAGTTACGGGAAAACATATTGGAAGCATTGAAGGATTTTCCGACGATCACGGTTTCGGCAAGCCGCGACCGACTGCATATTCAGTTAGGTGAAGAGAACGGGGAGGAGATTATTCCAAGATTGGAGAAAATCTTTGGGATTCAATCGTTTAGCCCGGTTGTAAAAGTAGCACAGGATATTGAAGAAATTATGAAAGCAGGATTAGCTCTCGTTCAGAAGAGCTTCGAACCTGGAAAAACGTTTAAGGTGTCTGCCCGCAGAGCGGATAAAAAGTTTTCAATGGATACAAATGAATTGAATTACGAAGTTGGTTCTTACATCCTCCGCAATATGGACGGTCTAAAGGTCGATGTGAAAAAACCCGATATCAACCTTAACGTAGAAGTAAGAAAGGAGGGTGTCTATCTTTCATCCGAAACCTATCAAGGCTCAACGGGGATGCCGGTCGGCGCAAGCGGGAAAGCGATGCTGATGCTTTCAGGAGGTATTGATAGTCCGGTTGCCGGTTATTTAACGATGAAAAGAGGCGTCGAAGTAGAGGCCGTTCATTTCCACAGCCCGCCATTTACGAGTGAACGTGCCAAGCAAAAAGTAATCGATCTTTCCAAGAAGCTGTCTGCATTCAGCGGGAAGGTAAAATTGCATATCGTTCCATTTACGAAAATACAGCAAACCATCCATGATCAGGTTCCTGAAAATTACACCATGACTTCAACGAGACGGATGATGCTCCGGATTGCAGATCAGATTCGCCATAAGAACGAAGGATTGGCACTTGTTACTGGGGAAAGCCTCGGTCAGGTAGCGAGTCAGACCTTGGAGAGCATGCAAGCCATCAATGATGTCACAAACACACCGGTGCTGCGACCTCTCATCGCCATGGACAAGTTGGAAATCATCGATATCGCTCAAAAAATCGATACACATGACATTTCAATTCTTCCTTACGAGGATTGCTGTACGATTTTCACTCCACCTGCACCAAAAACAAGACCTAAAAAAGAAAAAGTGGAGTATTATGAAAGCTTTGTTGATTTCGACACCCTGATTAAAGACGCAGTGGACGAAACAGAAACCATCACGATTGATGGATCAACAGGTTCAAATGTAGAAAAAACATTTGACGAACTACTCTAA